The Fodinibius salinus nucleotide sequence CCTTTGACAAAGTATTGAAAAATGATGCTAACTTGTTGTATTGTAGGGGGATCGGAGTGGGTGGTACGACTATTTTGTAAGGTTGACCGCTTTTGACTTGTGGCCGAAAACGATCGCCAAAAATCCAGATGTGCACGGGCAATTGCTTTGTATTCTTCCCAGTTGCCGGTTACTAAAGATCGCAGAGCGGCGATAAAGTCGAGCAGGTAGCGACCTCCGAATCGCCAAATCAAGCTTTTACTGCTGCAGTTTTTCCACAGCATGCGCAGATTATTTCGATAGTTATAATATACTTTTCGTGGAGATCCCATAGCCATTGATCCGCCACCCAGATGGTAAACGGTACTTTTAGGGGTGTATTTGATGTTGTAACCGGTATTCCAGAGTCGCCAGCAGAGGTCAATTTCTTCCATATGGAACTCAAAATCCTCATCAAAACCGCCCAGGCTTTGAAATTGTTGCTTTCGAACTGCAAGTGCCGCACCGCTGGCCCAGAAAATGTCTGTTTCATTGTCGTATTGTCCCTGGTCTTTTTCAATGGTCTCAAACAAACGTCCTCGGCAAAAGGGGTAACCAAAACGATCGATGAATCCGCCTGCAGCACCGGCATACTCAAAATGATCAGGCTGTTTATCTGCAAGCAGTTTAGGTTGTACGGCTGCAGTCTGTTCATTTCGTTGGAAACAGTCGGCTATACCATCTAGCCAGTCAGGCTCTACACGAACGTCATTATTTAGGAACAGCAGGATTTCGCCATTGGCATAGGGTACAGCCCGGTTATTGCCTCCGCAGTATCCGTAATTTTCATCCAGGGCTGCAATCTTCACTTCTGGAAAATGTTCTTGTACCCATGCTTTGGATCCATCATCAGAGGCATTATCAGCCAGTATTATTTCGTAGTTGGGATAGCTGGTGGCTGCCACGCTGGGCAAATAGTTTTTAAGGTGGCCTAGCGCATTCCACGAAACAATGATGATACTAAAAAAGGGCATATTTTGTTTTTAATGACGAAGAATTTGTGTTGTTTGATGTGCGATTTGCTTTTACCTTGTACAAGCAAATCACGTTGATACTCGAGCTGAAAATCGTAAAGAATTATCTATGATCAAAGTTGGACTTATTTCGGATACACACAGCTATTTTGATCCCCAGATACGGGATTTTTTTGATGGCCGTGATGAAATTTGGCATGCCGGAGATTTTGGCACCTTAGAGGTTGTTGATCAGCTAAACGAGATTGCCCCGGTAAAGGGGGTTCACGGTAATATTGACGGACAAGCAATCCGAAGGGAGTTCCCAGCACATCAACGATTTGAGATTGATGGTATTAATTTTTGGATGACGCATATCGGGGGCACATTGGGACGCTATTGTCTGCCAATAAGAGAGGAGATTGCAGAAAGTCCACCGGATGTATTTATTTGCGGACATTCGCATATTCTGAAAATTGGCCGTGACCAGGACCACGATAAAATGCTTTTTATAAATCCAGGTGCTGCTGGCCGACACGGTGTTCAGATATACCGCACTTGTGTACGCTTTACGATCCAAGACGGAACAATTGAGAATGTGGAGGTTATTAATTTGGGGAAACGAGGGGAATAATCTGTAGATTGTATTAAGTATCAAGTAAATAGTATAAGATACTGAGCAACAATAAATTATAGGATGCAAAAGAAATATAAATAGTATAAAGAGG carries:
- a CDS encoding glycosyltransferase family 2 protein, coding for MPFFSIIIVSWNALGHLKNYLPSVAATSYPNYEIILADNASDDGSKAWVQEHFPEVKIAALDENYGYCGGNNRAVPYANGEILLFLNNDVRVEPDWLDGIADCFQRNEQTAAVQPKLLADKQPDHFEYAGAAGGFIDRFGYPFCRGRLFETIEKDQGQYDNETDIFWASGAALAVRKQQFQSLGGFDEDFEFHMEEIDLCWRLWNTGYNIKYTPKSTVYHLGGGSMAMGSPRKVYYNYRNNLRMLWKNCSSKSLIWRFGGRYLLDFIAALRSLVTGNWEEYKAIARAHLDFWRSFSATSQKRSTLQNSRTTHSDPPTIQQVSIIFQYFVKGIKTFCNLR
- a CDS encoding metallophosphoesterase family protein, whose product is MIKVGLISDTHSYFDPQIRDFFDGRDEIWHAGDFGTLEVVDQLNEIAPVKGVHGNIDGQAIRREFPAHQRFEIDGINFWMTHIGGTLGRYCLPIREEIAESPPDVFICGHSHILKIGRDQDHDKMLFINPGAAGRHGVQIYRTCVRFTIQDGTIENVEVINLGKRGE